In the Acropora muricata isolate sample 2 chromosome 10, ASM3666990v1, whole genome shotgun sequence genome, one interval contains:
- the LOC136930690 gene encoding uncharacterized protein: MIFQVYVAAAALKVKEHQTILVVCPLGSIIDDQIKEAKGMGMSAASLPDVTDDELRSGTFQLLFASAEKVIDNRFLDILKDGTALHRNVAAVVVDECHTVETWTGKRSAGKRNAAATAFRDAFGKLWILRSFCKQGSAILALTGTADRQTRNIIIKELQMKEVRKVHVSPNRPNLCISVVKCKREDMFNHLEWLVDVIMKKGTKTPKTIIFCNGTLTDIGAVFNYLLLRLGGAAYSPDDSQASDQCLIVKGPVFGSEPVVHLSQPTLTRPVSPGDKHDLREALSEVVHGLIQTMNLLSDNIDPEYAEQIVDVLVENAHVIFTVMVVTDHIPLFALQHALKILEVFHEMFEDIPNIELMVELFGRETPIHSYFLSL, encoded by the exons AtgatttttcaagtttatgtTGCCGCAGCTGCTCTTAAAGTGAAAGAGCACCAGACAATTTTGGTCGTTTGTCCTTTGGGAAGCATCATCGACGACCAGATCAAAGAAGCAAAAGGTATGGGAATGTCTGCTGCGTCATTACCAGACGTAACTGATGATGAATTGAGATCAGGGACGTTTCAGCTATTGTTTGCCTCAGCGGAGAAAGTAATCGACAACCGTTTTCTCGATATATTAAAAGATGGCACTGCACTTCACAGAAATGTGGCGGCTGTTGTTGTAGACGAATGTCATACGGTGGAAACGTGGACAGGAAAAAG GTCAGCTGGTAAACGCAATGCAGCTGCTACTGCTTTTCGCGATGCGTTTGGGAAGTTATGGATCCTCAGATCGTTTTGTAAGCAGG gGTCTGCTATTCTAGCTCTTACTGGCACTGCAGATAGACAGACACGAAATATCATAATTAAGGAATTGCAAATGAAAGAGGTGAGGAAGGTTCACGTCAGCCCAAACCGACCAAATCTGTGCATATCAGTAGTGAAATGCAAACGTGAAGATATGTTTAACCATCTTGAATGGCTTGTTGACGTAATAATGAAAAAAGGAACCAAGACCCCTAAAACAATCATATTTTGCAATGGAACTCTGACTGACATTGGTGCTGTCTTCAATTATCTGTTGCTAAGACTGGGTGGAGCAGCATATTCACCTGATGACAGCCAAGCATCGGATCAATGTCTAATTG TTAAAGGACCAGTCTTTGGATCAGAACCTGTGGTTCATTTGTCACAACCCACATTGACACGCCCTGTTTCTCCTGGTGACAAGCACGACTTGAGAGAAGCTCTCAGTGAAGTTGTTCACGGATTAATTCAAACAATGAACTTGTTAAGTGATAACATTGATCCAGAGTACGCTGAACAAATTGTTGATGTACTTGTTGAAAACGCTCATGTTATATTTACAGTAATGGTTGTCACTGATCATATTCCCTTATTTGCCTTACAGCATGCCTTAAAGATACTTGAAGTCTTTCATGAAATGTTCGAAGACATCCCCAATATTGAGTTAATGGTAGAACTCTTTGGGAGAGAAACCCCAATTCACTCCTACTTCCTCAGCCTTTAG